One Diabrotica virgifera virgifera chromosome 3, PGI_DIABVI_V3a genomic window carries:
- the LOC114344770 gene encoding zinc metalloproteinase nas-1-like: MQRLLVFVFILHVTDVNALQLKNFKVGECTYEGERKLSPEPSPCSSSTKLRTALTDRASLWDNGRVPYVFNGTFTDREKKTMQKVMELYQHYTCIKFVPKTKNDKFYAIIVNDRDECCSELGKLPSGSRPSVITLGPSCFHEDVAGTVIHEFMHLIGFYHEFVRSDRDNYIEVTPLNILPKHRKEFKIESGNTFNIPYDYDSIMHYSVYQAAIQYPLKSFVAKDKSVMESRMGQICGFSKGDITKINIVYNCPQKTADLNLQDDVLYGVDISTVEVKYEILDKCEVC, from the coding sequence ATGCAGCGtttattggtttttgtttttatattacaTGTTACCGATGTTAACGCATTGCAgttaaaaaatttcaaagttggTGAATGTACATATGAGGGAGAACGTAAACTATCTCCAGAACCAAGTCCATGTTCAAGCTCCACGAAGTTAAGAACTGCTTTAACAGATCGTGCTAGTCTATGGGATAATGGACGAGTACCATATGTATTTAACGGAACTTTTACAGATCGTGAGAAAAAAACTATGCAAAAAGTTATGGAACTCTACCAACATTACACATGCATTAAATTTGTACCCAAAacaaaaaatgacaaattttatGCAATAATTGTCAATGACCGTGATGAATGTTGTTCTGAGCTTGGTAAGCTTCCTAGTGGTAGTAGACCTAGCGTAATAACACTAGGTCCAAGTTGTTTTCATGAAGATGTAGCTGGAACTGTAATACATGAATTCATGCACCTTATTGGATTTTATCATGAATTTGTCAGGTCCGATAGAGATAATTATATTGAGGTTACTCCGCTAAACATACTTCCAAAGCATAGAAAGGAATTTAAAATAGAGAGTGGCAATACGTTCAATATTCCCTACGACTATGATTCCATCATGCACTATAGTGTTTATCAGGCCGCTATCCAATATCCCCTCAAGAGCTTTGTTGCAAAAGATAAGAGTGTGATGGAATCCCGTATGGGACAGATATGTGGATTTAGTAAAGGTgacataacaaaaataaatatagtgtatAACTGCCCGCAAAAGACTGCCGACCTAAACCTTCAAGATGATGTTCTGTACGGGGTGGATATATCAACTGTAGAagtaaaatatgaaattttagatAAATGTGAGGTATGCTGA